One Streptomyces sp. NBC_00554 DNA segment encodes these proteins:
- a CDS encoding pseudouridine-5'-phosphate glycosidase, giving the protein MIVVSQEVREALDARRPVVALESTIIAHGLPRPRNLQVALELEDVVRQEGAVPATIAVLDGRPLVGLDKEQLERVANEDGIRKLGHRDLPLAVASGASGATTVSATALLAARAGVRVFATGGLGGVHREWTVTQDESADLGLLARTRITVVCAGVKSILDVPATLQRLETLGVAVAGYGTERFPGFYLSDSGHPVEWTLRSPGQVADVMRAQDTLDGPESALIVANPVPEEEQLDPALHTRVLADALHACEAEGVTGQAVTPFLLDYLVRHTDGASLSANLAAVRGNVRLAGRIAAAWAGAA; this is encoded by the coding sequence GTGATCGTGGTGTCCCAAGAGGTGCGAGAGGCGCTCGACGCGCGCCGGCCGGTGGTGGCCCTGGAGTCGACGATCATCGCGCACGGGTTGCCGCGCCCGCGCAATCTGCAGGTCGCTCTGGAGCTGGAGGATGTCGTACGGCAGGAGGGCGCCGTCCCCGCGACGATCGCCGTGCTCGACGGGCGGCCCCTTGTCGGACTGGACAAGGAGCAGTTGGAGCGCGTCGCCAACGAGGACGGGATCCGCAAGCTGGGGCACCGCGATCTGCCGCTCGCCGTGGCGTCGGGAGCGAGCGGGGCCACGACCGTGTCGGCGACGGCACTGCTGGCCGCCCGCGCGGGCGTACGTGTGTTCGCGACGGGCGGGCTCGGCGGGGTGCACCGGGAGTGGACGGTGACGCAGGACGAGTCGGCCGACCTGGGCCTTCTTGCGCGTACCCGGATCACGGTGGTGTGTGCGGGCGTCAAGTCGATCCTGGACGTGCCCGCGACGCTGCAGCGCCTGGAGACGCTGGGCGTGGCGGTGGCCGGATACGGCACGGAACGGTTCCCCGGCTTCTATCTGTCCGACTCGGGGCATCCGGTGGAGTGGACGCTTCGGTCGCCCGGGCAGGTGGCGGATGTCATGCGCGCGCAGGACACGCTGGACGGTCCGGAGTCGGCGCTCATTGTCGCGAACCCCGTCCCTGAAGAGGAGCAGCTCGATCCCGCGCTCCACACGCGCGTGCTCGCCGACGCACTGCACGCGTGCGAGGCGGAGGGCGTGACAGGGCAGGCCGTGACGCCGTTCCTGCTCGACTATCTGGTCCGGCACACGGACGGCGCCTCGCTGAGCGCCAACCTCGCGGCGGTACGCGGCAACGTACGCCTCGCGGGACGGATCGCGGCCGCCTGGGCCGGAGCGGCGTGA
- a CDS encoding VOC family protein: MTDNSTRLDHVVLWVRDPVASAGFYEEAVGLEPLRVTEFAAGKAPFPSVRLNEETIFDLMPLPMAAYMNMVPGGADSAGHPVNHVCLSLQGDDFQALRTRLEERTVPVSEFSYDSFGARGMAKRSFYFRDPDGNVFEARHYE, encoded by the coding sequence ATGACGGACAACTCGACACGTCTCGACCATGTCGTCCTCTGGGTGCGCGATCCGGTCGCCTCGGCCGGCTTCTACGAGGAGGCGGTCGGCCTGGAGCCCCTGAGGGTCACCGAATTCGCCGCGGGAAAGGCGCCGTTCCCCTCCGTACGCCTCAATGAAGAGACCATTTTCGATCTCATGCCGCTCCCCATGGCGGCGTACATGAACATGGTCCCCGGAGGTGCCGACAGCGCCGGCCACCCGGTCAACCACGTATGCCTGTCCCTCCAGGGGGACGATTTCCAGGCGCTGCGGACCCGTCTGGAGGAGCGGACCGTCCCCGTCTCGGAATTCTCCTACGACTCCTTCGGCGCCCGCGGAATGGCCAAGCGCAGCTTCTATTTCCGTGACCCGGACGGAAACGTCTTCGAGGCGCGGCACTACGAGTAG
- a CDS encoding methyltransferase domain-containing protein, with amino-acid sequence MTRTDGYLLDNRQTEAGQRFDAFATLFDPTTFRHLERFGIGSGWRCWEVGAGGTSVVSWLAKKVGPTGRVVATDIDTSLVAPAARPPVEVRVHDVGAEEPPGEGFDLVHARLVLVHVPDRERALRSMIKALRPGGRLLVEDADPALQPLLCLDEYGPEQQLANRLRQGLRSLLAERGADLAYGRKLPRLLREAGLRGVEADAYFPVTSPACAELESATIRQIRDQLVTAGLATHEEIDRHLANVASGSLDLATAPMISAWGRKG; translated from the coding sequence ATGACGCGAACCGACGGGTATCTCCTCGACAACCGACAGACCGAGGCGGGACAGCGCTTCGACGCCTTCGCCACTCTCTTCGACCCCACGACGTTCCGGCACCTCGAGCGCTTCGGCATCGGGTCCGGCTGGCGCTGCTGGGAGGTCGGCGCGGGCGGCACGTCCGTGGTGTCCTGGCTGGCCAAGAAGGTCGGCCCCACCGGACGGGTCGTCGCGACCGACATCGACACGTCGTTGGTGGCGCCCGCCGCCCGTCCGCCGGTCGAGGTACGCGTCCACGACGTGGGTGCCGAGGAGCCGCCGGGTGAGGGCTTCGACCTCGTGCACGCCCGGCTCGTGCTGGTTCATGTGCCGGACCGGGAGCGGGCGTTGCGGTCGATGATCAAGGCTCTGCGGCCCGGCGGCCGGCTCCTCGTCGAGGACGCCGACCCCGCCCTGCAGCCATTGCTCTGCCTCGACGAGTACGGCCCCGAGCAGCAGCTCGCGAACCGGCTGCGCCAGGGACTGCGCAGCCTTCTCGCGGAGCGCGGCGCCGATCTCGCGTACGGCCGAAAGCTCCCGCGGCTGCTCCGCGAGGCAGGGCTGCGCGGCGTGGAGGCCGACGCGTACTTCCCCGTCACTTCGCCCGCCTGCGCCGAGCTCGAATCCGCGACGATCCGTCAGATCCGGGACCAGCTCGTCACCGCGGGCCTCGCCACCCACGAGGAGATCGACCGCCACCTGGCCAATGTGGCCTCCGGTTCCCTGGACCTGGCGACGGCACCGATGATCTCGGCCTGGGGACGCAAGGGTTAG
- a CDS encoding cupin domain-containing protein, translated as MTTNTQATPSFAVHIPDAELEPEPLDPAQIVSGDPVVTGKVLWESADGKQLRGIWQITPGVVTDTEANELFVVVSGRATIEVEDGDVIEVGPGDAAILREGDRTTWTVHETLRKAYHISL; from the coding sequence ATGACCACGAACACCCAGGCCACGCCGTCCTTCGCCGTGCACATCCCCGATGCCGAGCTCGAGCCGGAGCCGCTCGACCCGGCCCAGATCGTCTCCGGCGACCCGGTCGTGACGGGCAAGGTGCTGTGGGAGTCGGCCGACGGCAAGCAGCTGCGCGGCATCTGGCAGATCACGCCCGGCGTGGTGACCGACACCGAGGCGAACGAGCTCTTCGTCGTCGTCAGCGGCCGTGCCACGATCGAGGTCGAGGACGGCGACGTCATCGAGGTGGGCCCCGGCGACGCGGCGATCCTGCGCGAGGGCGACCGCACGACCTGGACCGTTCACGAGACGCTCCGCAAGGCGTACCACATCAGCCTCTGA
- the fdhA gene encoding formaldehyde dehydrogenase, glutathione-independent, which produces MTGNRAVAYLKPGAVEVRTIDHPTLELQDGPGVAPDNVGRKCRHGVILKVLASNICGSDQHMVRGRTTAPEGLVLGHEITGEVLERGPDVEFVEVGDIVSVPFNIACGRCRNCKEQKTGICLNVNPARPGAAYGYVDMGGWVGGQAEYAMVPYADFNLLRFPDRDQAREKLLDLTMLSDIFPTGFHGAVTAGAGVGSTVYVAGAGPVGLAAAASAQLLGAAVVIVGDLNAERLAQARSFGCETVDVSRGSVEDQIAQILGEPEVDAAVDAVGFEARAHGLNAQEAPATVLNSLMGITRAGGALGIPGLYVTDDPGGVDQDARTGTLKVRLGLGWAKSHQFTTGQCPVMRYHRGLMKAILHERVHIAKAVNATVISLDDAPRGYAEFDQGASRKYVLDPHGALAGVRPV; this is translated from the coding sequence ATGACCGGAAACAGGGCAGTCGCGTATCTCAAGCCGGGTGCGGTGGAGGTCAGGACCATCGACCACCCGACGCTTGAACTGCAGGACGGGCCGGGAGTGGCACCCGACAACGTCGGCCGCAAGTGCCGGCACGGGGTCATCCTCAAGGTGCTCGCCAGCAACATCTGTGGAAGCGACCAGCACATGGTGCGGGGCCGTACGACCGCGCCCGAGGGGCTGGTCCTCGGACACGAAATCACCGGAGAGGTACTGGAACGCGGCCCGGACGTCGAGTTCGTCGAGGTCGGGGACATCGTCTCGGTGCCGTTCAACATCGCCTGCGGGCGGTGCCGCAACTGCAAGGAACAGAAAACGGGCATCTGCCTGAACGTCAACCCGGCCCGGCCGGGCGCCGCCTACGGCTACGTCGACATGGGCGGCTGGGTCGGCGGGCAGGCCGAGTACGCCATGGTCCCGTACGCGGACTTCAACCTGCTGCGGTTCCCCGACCGGGACCAGGCACGGGAGAAGCTCCTCGACCTCACCATGCTGTCGGACATCTTCCCGACCGGCTTCCACGGCGCGGTCACCGCGGGCGCCGGGGTCGGCTCGACGGTGTACGTCGCAGGAGCGGGCCCGGTCGGTCTCGCAGCCGCGGCTTCGGCTCAGCTCCTTGGTGCCGCGGTCGTCATCGTCGGGGACCTCAACGCCGAACGCCTCGCCCAGGCACGGAGTTTCGGCTGCGAGACCGTCGACGTGTCACGCGGCAGCGTGGAGGACCAGATCGCGCAGATCCTCGGAGAGCCCGAGGTCGACGCGGCCGTCGACGCGGTCGGCTTCGAGGCCCGGGCCCACGGCCTGAACGCCCAGGAGGCGCCCGCGACCGTCCTCAACTCGCTGATGGGCATCACGCGCGCGGGCGGCGCCCTGGGCATACCCGGGCTGTACGTCACGGACGACCCCGGCGGGGTCGACCAGGACGCCCGGACCGGGACGCTGAAGGTGCGGCTCGGCCTGGGGTGGGCGAAGAGTCATCAGTTCACCACGGGGCAGTGCCCGGTGATGCGTTACCACCGGGGGCTGATGAAGGCGATCCTGCACGAGCGCGTGCACATCGCCAAGGCGGTCAACGCCACGGTGATCAGCCTGGACGACGCACCGCGCGGCTACGCCGAGTTCGACCAGGGCGCCAGCCGCAAGTACGTACTCGATCCGCATGGGGCACTGGCCGGCGTACGGCCGGTCTGA
- a CDS encoding MHYT domain-containing protein: MQGTVDGFSYGLVTPVVAYLMACLGGALGLRCTTRSLLVARSWRAGWLALGSAAIASGIWTMHFIAMMGFTVEETPIRYDKPLTFASLGVAIVMVGVGIFIVGYRGATGTALFTGGTITGLGVASMHYLGMASISLNGRLEYNTLTVSASVVIAVVAATAALWAAGQVRGFLWSVGASLVMGLAVTGMHYTGMAALSVHLHSTSSTPVGDSTAALIAPMMIGPLVFLCLAGVVVMFDPLMVMGKPDWTPKDNRPGIPAHPAVPHSGRRPPLRPGRDRGRRSSRTPQNW; this comes from the coding sequence ATGCAGGGCACGGTCGACGGCTTCAGCTACGGACTCGTCACACCGGTAGTGGCATATCTCATGGCCTGCCTGGGAGGAGCGCTGGGGCTGCGCTGCACCACCAGATCGCTTCTCGTCGCCCGTTCCTGGCGGGCCGGCTGGCTCGCACTCGGCTCGGCCGCGATCGCCTCGGGCATATGGACCATGCACTTCATCGCGATGATGGGGTTCACGGTCGAGGAGACCCCGATCCGCTACGACAAACCGCTGACCTTCGCGAGCCTGGGCGTGGCCATCGTGATGGTCGGCGTCGGGATCTTCATCGTCGGCTACCGGGGAGCCACCGGTACGGCGCTCTTCACCGGGGGCACCATCACCGGCCTGGGAGTCGCCTCGATGCACTACCTGGGCATGGCGAGCATCAGCCTCAACGGGAGGCTCGAGTACAACACCCTCACCGTCTCCGCCTCGGTCGTCATCGCCGTCGTCGCCGCCACCGCCGCCCTGTGGGCCGCCGGGCAGGTCAGGGGATTCCTCTGGAGCGTGGGCGCCAGCCTCGTCATGGGGCTCGCCGTCACCGGCATGCACTACACCGGCATGGCCGCCCTCAGCGTCCATCTGCACAGCACGTCCAGCACTCCCGTCGGGGACTCGACCGCCGCCCTGATCGCGCCCATGATGATCGGCCCGCTGGTCTTCCTCTGTCTGGCGGGCGTCGTCGTGATGTTCGACCCCCTGATGGTCATGGGGAAGCCCGACTGGACGCCCAAGGACAACAGGCCGGGCATCCCCGCCCACCCGGCCGTCCCGCACTCCGGCCGCCGCCCGCCGCTCCGCCCCGGCCGGGACCGTGGACGCCGGAGCTCCCGTACCCCGCAGAACTGGTGA
- a CDS encoding carbohydrate kinase family protein yields MSARHHAAAGSARTGALLVVGDVVTDVVARHRGPLATGTDTAATIRTLPGGAGANVACWAAYWGCADVRLLGRVGADAAVWHERELAACGVRPLLVVDPEAPTGTVICLVDAGASAERTFLTDSGAALRLEPGDWSAALLDGVARLHLSGYLLFSESGRALVSVALESARARGVSVSLDPASAGFLTQLGVDRFLALAEGVDILLPSRDEAFLLTGLPDPADAAAKLSHHVPLVVAKQGGDGALVARAGAVHARVPASPATPHDTTGAGDAFTGAFLAALLSGAEPEEAAVEGCGAGAMAVERVGGRPPASA; encoded by the coding sequence GTGAGCGCCAGACATCACGCGGCTGCCGGGAGCGCGCGCACGGGGGCGCTGCTCGTCGTCGGTGACGTGGTCACCGACGTCGTCGCCCGGCACCGCGGCCCGCTCGCGACGGGCACCGACACCGCCGCCACGATACGTACCCTGCCGGGCGGGGCAGGCGCCAACGTCGCATGCTGGGCGGCGTACTGGGGCTGCGCGGACGTGCGGTTGCTGGGACGGGTGGGTGCGGACGCGGCCGTATGGCACGAGCGTGAGCTGGCGGCTTGCGGAGTACGTCCTCTTCTCGTCGTCGATCCGGAGGCGCCGACGGGGACGGTCATCTGCCTGGTGGACGCGGGCGCCTCGGCGGAGCGCACGTTCCTCACGGACAGCGGAGCCGCGCTGCGGCTCGAACCCGGCGACTGGTCGGCCGCGTTGCTCGACGGGGTCGCGCGGCTGCATCTGTCGGGTTACCTGCTCTTCTCCGAGTCGGGGCGGGCGCTGGTGTCGGTGGCGCTGGAGTCGGCACGCGCGCGTGGCGTATCGGTGAGCCTGGACCCGGCATCGGCAGGGTTCCTCACGCAACTGGGCGTGGACCGCTTCCTCGCACTCGCCGAGGGCGTCGACATCCTGCTGCCCAGCCGTGACGAGGCCTTCCTGCTGACGGGGCTGCCCGATCCGGCGGACGCGGCGGCCAAGTTGAGCCACCACGTCCCCCTGGTCGTCGCCAAGCAGGGCGGCGACGGAGCCCTGGTGGCCCGTGCGGGCGCCGTCCACGCCCGTGTTCCGGCGTCGCCCGCCACACCCCACGACACCACGGGCGCGGGCGACGCCTTCACCGGAGCGTTCCTCGCCGCCCTGCTCTCGGGCGCGGAGCCCGAGGAGGCAGCGGTGGAGGGGTGCGGGGCGGGGGCGATGGCGGTGGAACGGGTCGGAGGAAGACCGCCGGCAAGTGCGTGA
- a CDS encoding methylated-DNA--[protein]-cysteine S-methyltransferase, translated as MNSHGQNEQQVVWAVVGTDIGPLLLAATRDGLVNVVFHATDAVRDKALDRLASRLGSEPVEAPGSPLLAEPIRQVTAYFAGERRDFELPLDWSLISGFNRQVLRELASGVPYGAVVGYGDLAGRVGQPGAAQAVGVAMGSNPLPVVVPCHRVVERDGGIGGFGGGLETKRKLLALEGVLPEPLF; from the coding sequence ATGAACAGCCACGGGCAGAACGAGCAGCAGGTCGTGTGGGCGGTCGTCGGCACGGACATCGGTCCGCTGCTGCTGGCGGCGACGCGCGACGGCCTGGTGAACGTCGTGTTCCACGCCACGGACGCGGTGCGCGACAAGGCGCTCGACCGGCTCGCCTCACGTCTGGGCAGCGAGCCCGTCGAGGCACCCGGCTCCCCGCTCCTGGCCGAGCCGATACGTCAGGTCACGGCGTACTTCGCGGGCGAGCGGCGTGACTTCGAGCTGCCGCTGGACTGGTCGCTGATCTCCGGGTTCAACCGCCAGGTGCTGCGCGAGCTGGCGTCCGGCGTCCCGTACGGCGCGGTCGTGGGCTACGGCGACCTGGCAGGCCGGGTCGGCCAGCCGGGCGCGGCGCAGGCCGTGGGCGTGGCCATGGGCTCGAACCCGCTGCCGGTCGTCGTGCCGTGCCACCGGGTCGTCGAGCGCGACGGCGGCATCGGGGGCTTCGGGGGCGGGCTGGAGACCAAGCGGAAGCTTCTCGCGCTGGAAGGGGTGCTTCCGGAGCCGCTGTTCTAG